Proteins encoded together in one Drosophila albomicans strain 15112-1751.03 chromosome 2R, ASM965048v2, whole genome shotgun sequence window:
- the LOC117574335 gene encoding histone-lysine N-methyltransferase PR-Set7 isoform X2: protein MMMVRRRARPAKEQPALMVVTSSGHVAAVDNEMAAALPFNNVSAAAAAAAAATNLLDDQYFASPKRKDCRLMKTNENLKALNNNNTAHIYNNKDNKANTSTTTKPDTGRAIATTTTANAEQKTINDEELLEEDHEVEDDDEEEAESESYDARSTASPATSTSNTSSPAYHQQLDDLVEVEPTTNNDNINVSCSFMSSTQTTDIHMHRSTLRDSHSSSHSSSSSAATSENLFLQEPVLTLDIDRTPTKASSIRINKSFEMANNAVFSSPPSVLSACVLNGRFNQIVTLTGHVLDEPDQQHQQQQQPGVEMQLQQQQPLNGFELDQHDSSSCDSGVACSLTTGTSPAVSGMRRRKPATPHRILCPSPIKTMARDAGTLLKGETQSPRKSPRKLQSQLVAAVAATGGCKSRRRLNQPKPQAPYQQQQLQLQQQQQQEICLANDDIVVLEDDDDDDDVHALLKAAEERENQNKAKLMLKPNAVPAVAVKPKPKTAKARTATAAAAAAKSQPLAATNGNREMTDFFPVRRSVRKTKTAVKEEMMRNLEQAVLEERCEGLQIRHFTGKGRGVVAERRFKRNEFVVEYVGDLIAISEATDRERRYALDENAGCYMYYFKHKNQQYCIDATVDTGKLGRLINHSRNGNLMTKVVVIKQRPHLVLLAKDDIEPGEELTYDYGDRSKESLLHHPWLAF from the exons ATGATGATGGTTCGTAGACGAGCTCGGCCCGCCAAAGAGCAGCCCGCCTTAATGGTGGTAACCTCGAGTGGCCATGTTGCAGCTGTTGACAACGAGATGGCGGCGGCGTTGCCATTCAACaatgtttctgctgctgcagctgcagcggcggcTGCCACAAATCTGCTGGATGATCAATATTTTGCGAGCCCAAAGCGAAAAGACTGCCGCCTcatgaaaacaaatgaaaatctCAAGGCgctgaataataataatactgcacatatttacaacaacaaagacaacaaagcaaacacatcaacaacaacaaagccagACACTGGCCGCGCAATAG caacaacaacaacggcaaacgCAGAGCAAAAGACAATAAATGACGAGGAGCTGCTCGAGGAAGATCATGAGGTggaagacgacgacgaagaggAGGCAGAGTCAGAGTCCTACGATGCAAGGTCGACAGCATCCCCAGCGACCAGTACAAGCAACACAAGCTCACCAGCATATCATCAACAGCTCGACGATTTGGTGGAAGTCGAGCCGACAACCAACAATGACAACATCAACGTTTCCTGCAGCTTCATGTCGAGCACACAGACGACCGATATACACATGCATCGCTCGACGCTGCGCGACAGTCACAGTTCGtcgcacagcagcagcagcagcgctgcCACATCGGAGAATCTATTTCTACAGGAGCCAGTGTTGACGCTGGACATTGATCGTACACCCACCAAAGCATCCAGCATACGCATTAACAAGAGTTTCGAGATGGCCAACAATGCGGTATTCTCATCGCCGCCTTCAGTGCTCAGCGCTTGCGTGCTGAATGGTCGCTTCAATCAGATTGTCACGCTCACTGGCCACGTGTTGGATGAGCCCGatcagcaacaccagcagcagcagcagccaggtGTGGAGatgcagctacaacaacaacagccgtTGAACGGCTTCGAATTGGACCAACATGACAGCAGTTCCTGCGACAGTGGTGTCGCCTGCAGCCTAACGACGGGCACATCGCCCGCTGTTTCAGGGATGCGGCGACGTAAACCCGCCACGCCGCATCGCATACTTTGCCCCTCGCCGATAAAGACAATGGCACGTGATGCCGGCACATTGCTCAAAGGCGAGACGCAATCACCGAGAAAATCGCCACGTAAACTGCAATCGCAGTTGGTCGCCGCAGTCGCTGCAACGGGTGGCTGCAAGTCGCGACGAAGACTGAATCAGCCAAAGCCACAAGCGCCttaccaacaacagcaactacaactgcagcaacagcaacaacaagaaatttgCCTGGCCAACGATGACATTGTTGTGCTggaggacgacgacgatgatgacgatgtgcATGCATTGCTGAAGGCGGCAGAGGAGCGTGAGAATCAAAACAAAGCTAAACTAATGCTCAAGCCAAACGCTGTACCCGCTGTTGCTGTGAAGCCAAAGCCCAAAACTGCCAAGgcgagaacagcaacagcagccgcggCGGCTGCCAAATCACAGCCTCTGGCTGCCACAAATGGGAATCGTGAGATGACCGATTTCTTCCCCGTGCGACGCAGCGTGCGCAAGACAAAGACCGCCGTTAAGGAGGAGATGATGCGCAACCTGGAACAAGCAGTGCTCGAGGAACGTTGCGAAGGTCTGCAGATACGTCATTTCACGGGTAAGGGGCGTGGCGTTGTGGCAGAGCGACGCTTCAAGCGTAACGAGTTCGTTGTCGAATATGTGGGCGATCTCATTGCCATCAGTGAGGCGACAGATCGCGAGCGACGCTATGCGCTGGACGAGAACGCGGGCTGTTACATGTACTACTTCAAGCACAAAAACCAGCAATACTGCATTGATGCCACCGTGGACACCGGTAAGCTAGGACGCCTCATCAATCATTCGCGCAATGGGAATCTAATGACCAAAGTGGTTGTTATCAAGCAACGGCCACATTTGGTTCTGCTAGCCAAGGACGACATTGAACCCGGCGAGGAGCTCACATACGATTATGGCGATCGTTCCAAGGAATCGCTATTGCATCATCCATGGCTGGCATTTTGA
- the LOC117574335 gene encoding histone-lysine N-methyltransferase PR-Set7 isoform X1, protein MMMVRRRARPAKEQPALMVVTSSGHVAAVDNEMAAALPFNNVSAAAAAAAAATNLLDDQYFASPKRKDCRLMKTNENLKALNNNNTAHIYNNKDNKANTSTTTKPDTGRAIGVPLATRSQTRTIENFFRANAAKKMTTILTLPTATTTTANAEQKTINDEELLEEDHEVEDDDEEEAESESYDARSTASPATSTSNTSSPAYHQQLDDLVEVEPTTNNDNINVSCSFMSSTQTTDIHMHRSTLRDSHSSSHSSSSSAATSENLFLQEPVLTLDIDRTPTKASSIRINKSFEMANNAVFSSPPSVLSACVLNGRFNQIVTLTGHVLDEPDQQHQQQQQPGVEMQLQQQQPLNGFELDQHDSSSCDSGVACSLTTGTSPAVSGMRRRKPATPHRILCPSPIKTMARDAGTLLKGETQSPRKSPRKLQSQLVAAVAATGGCKSRRRLNQPKPQAPYQQQQLQLQQQQQQEICLANDDIVVLEDDDDDDDVHALLKAAEERENQNKAKLMLKPNAVPAVAVKPKPKTAKARTATAAAAAAKSQPLAATNGNREMTDFFPVRRSVRKTKTAVKEEMMRNLEQAVLEERCEGLQIRHFTGKGRGVVAERRFKRNEFVVEYVGDLIAISEATDRERRYALDENAGCYMYYFKHKNQQYCIDATVDTGKLGRLINHSRNGNLMTKVVVIKQRPHLVLLAKDDIEPGEELTYDYGDRSKESLLHHPWLAF, encoded by the exons ATGATGATGGTTCGTAGACGAGCTCGGCCCGCCAAAGAGCAGCCCGCCTTAATGGTGGTAACCTCGAGTGGCCATGTTGCAGCTGTTGACAACGAGATGGCGGCGGCGTTGCCATTCAACaatgtttctgctgctgcagctgcagcggcggcTGCCACAAATCTGCTGGATGATCAATATTTTGCGAGCCCAAAGCGAAAAGACTGCCGCCTcatgaaaacaaatgaaaatctCAAGGCgctgaataataataatactgcacatatttacaacaacaaagacaacaaagcaaacacatcaacaacaacaaagccagACACTGGCCGCGCAATAG GCGTACCACTTGCAACACGCTCACAGACACGCACCATTGAAAACTTTTTCCGTGCGAATGCTGCCAAGAAAATGACCACAATTCTAACActaccaacagcaacaacaacaacggcaaacgCAGAGCAAAAGACAATAAATGACGAGGAGCTGCTCGAGGAAGATCATGAGGTggaagacgacgacgaagaggAGGCAGAGTCAGAGTCCTACGATGCAAGGTCGACAGCATCCCCAGCGACCAGTACAAGCAACACAAGCTCACCAGCATATCATCAACAGCTCGACGATTTGGTGGAAGTCGAGCCGACAACCAACAATGACAACATCAACGTTTCCTGCAGCTTCATGTCGAGCACACAGACGACCGATATACACATGCATCGCTCGACGCTGCGCGACAGTCACAGTTCGtcgcacagcagcagcagcagcgctgcCACATCGGAGAATCTATTTCTACAGGAGCCAGTGTTGACGCTGGACATTGATCGTACACCCACCAAAGCATCCAGCATACGCATTAACAAGAGTTTCGAGATGGCCAACAATGCGGTATTCTCATCGCCGCCTTCAGTGCTCAGCGCTTGCGTGCTGAATGGTCGCTTCAATCAGATTGTCACGCTCACTGGCCACGTGTTGGATGAGCCCGatcagcaacaccagcagcagcagcagccaggtGTGGAGatgcagctacaacaacaacagccgtTGAACGGCTTCGAATTGGACCAACATGACAGCAGTTCCTGCGACAGTGGTGTCGCCTGCAGCCTAACGACGGGCACATCGCCCGCTGTTTCAGGGATGCGGCGACGTAAACCCGCCACGCCGCATCGCATACTTTGCCCCTCGCCGATAAAGACAATGGCACGTGATGCCGGCACATTGCTCAAAGGCGAGACGCAATCACCGAGAAAATCGCCACGTAAACTGCAATCGCAGTTGGTCGCCGCAGTCGCTGCAACGGGTGGCTGCAAGTCGCGACGAAGACTGAATCAGCCAAAGCCACAAGCGCCttaccaacaacagcaactacaactgcagcaacagcaacaacaagaaatttgCCTGGCCAACGATGACATTGTTGTGCTggaggacgacgacgatgatgacgatgtgcATGCATTGCTGAAGGCGGCAGAGGAGCGTGAGAATCAAAACAAAGCTAAACTAATGCTCAAGCCAAACGCTGTACCCGCTGTTGCTGTGAAGCCAAAGCCCAAAACTGCCAAGgcgagaacagcaacagcagccgcggCGGCTGCCAAATCACAGCCTCTGGCTGCCACAAATGGGAATCGTGAGATGACCGATTTCTTCCCCGTGCGACGCAGCGTGCGCAAGACAAAGACCGCCGTTAAGGAGGAGATGATGCGCAACCTGGAACAAGCAGTGCTCGAGGAACGTTGCGAAGGTCTGCAGATACGTCATTTCACGGGTAAGGGGCGTGGCGTTGTGGCAGAGCGACGCTTCAAGCGTAACGAGTTCGTTGTCGAATATGTGGGCGATCTCATTGCCATCAGTGAGGCGACAGATCGCGAGCGACGCTATGCGCTGGACGAGAACGCGGGCTGTTACATGTACTACTTCAAGCACAAAAACCAGCAATACTGCATTGATGCCACCGTGGACACCGGTAAGCTAGGACGCCTCATCAATCATTCGCGCAATGGGAATCTAATGACCAAAGTGGTTGTTATCAAGCAACGGCCACATTTGGTTCTGCTAGCCAAGGACGACATTGAACCCGGCGAGGAGCTCACATACGATTATGGCGATCGTTCCAAGGAATCGCTATTGCATCATCCATGGCTGGCATTTTGA